AATGAATGAGGTCATTGTACATCCTTCGTCTGAGAAAATAACAGAAAACAAAGTAAGATTGATACTTCCCGATTAGGCCAAACGGTTTTTCTTTTCAATCCGCATGGCATAATATATTGCATGTCTAAGGTAAAATATCAATCATATACTTCATATGTTCAACTTCATCGATcacattgttttgtttttgtacaaAATTGTAATTAGTTGATTACTCCCATCACTATCAAGTCACACATAATATTGTACGGTTTTGTGACGTTGGGTCTTCTCCCTCTCATGGACCAATATATTCTGCATGCCAAATTCATACCTTTATGCCTTTACAGAGAAAAGAAAACCCTTCAAATTAATACATATAATTAGTGTACATTATTAAGTTTTAATACTCGAATTTTTCGTTTAAAAAAAGGTTTTTACGGCCTAATTCATccttataaaaattcaattagGCGTGGTCTTAAAATTGAGTTCGAGTGAAATGCGGACATAGctaccatatttttttaagtcaCGCCGCACACTTATAAGTAAGTATATTTGAAATTCAAGAAGTGGCTCAACCTAGAGTGGACCAACTTGATACCCTAAAAATATGAAGTTATGTGCGATCTTACATCCTAAACATATGTTTAGGGCTGCCACCGACTCTAATACCataatcaatttttatattttgtttaattcatccttacaaaagaaatctattatttattagtttgCGAGTTTCTCTCTCCATATCAAATTCTTAGATGTCAAGCTCACAGTTCCTCAATACACGCGTGGCATTCTCTTATTCTTTGAAGGATGATTTGTCATGCTCTTAACCTTTCATGGTTATTCTACTCAATTTTCATAGAAATTCAAAAAGGAAATgcaaaatagaaataaattataaattgaaaaatcataattaattatGATTGACTATCAAAATATTtagttgaaaaatataaatattttataatacaattaaatagaaatatattatAACAATACAACTTTATAatacaattttatatttatattaccTTTCAAGgcttattgtgttattttttatttttttaatatagaatTGTTTTAAAACCCAAATcccaattttgaaaaatatactttatcatcaatattattatataatctATGTACAATAatataaagatattttattCTCAATGTTATTATATGATACATGTTAAAATATAATACATGCTCCATATAcgctaaaataatataaagatattttattctaaatgtTATTATATAATACATGTTAAGAAGTAATGCATGCTCTCCATatacacaaaaataaattatatttcgaaaaattaaatatatttatacagttttttattttaaataaagttgttgtgtagaatttttttattattcaacaaaaaaaatataagattttttaaGGAAATAATTAACAAACAAATCATGATAATTGACAAacgaattttttaataaaattgtttactGTCATTAATGTGTGTGTATacaaaaagtcaaatatatgGTCATTAACACACAAATCGTGGCTTTAAATTtgtatgattttgtttctaattCAAAATTCCAAATTCAAAAGTATAAATTCAAGAATTAATGCACAAATTTTGTTCAGTTGCTACATGCATAATTTAAGggaatatttataattattttgattatttaatatttttgtctataaatagtaCTTTTGAGTTTCACACTTTACGCACAATTTTTTGAATCATggttaattttcaaaattcttccttgccttctattttttttttcttcttctttctctttgaTACTTTGTTATCTTGAGAATAATAGTACTAGAAATGATTTCTTTCGCGTAACGGTCTACAACTGATTACAAAGTTGACAATGTCTTATCATCGATCATtgattctttcttttctttttttttttcttttgaattttcttttatatttgatCTCATGAtctctaattttctttttcatgtgATTCCGCAGGTGATCTTTTAAGCGTTAAATCCATATTGATTCATTATCCTGGGGGCATAATCGTGATTTTAGATGGAACAATTACAAGGATAATTTTTCATGCAATAACAACTTCAACGCCAGATTTCAGTATTTGATTTCATTATGTCTACTATATAGTCGATTTGTAGTTTTAGGTTCAATGATtgtagtttataattttttttgtttatacaaattgtattttgtaatttatatcatttgaatgcaatattagaaaatatttttgacgaaaatattataatgttatACGAGGATTTATTTGAAccaaccaaaaataaattattttaaagttgatctttttttatactataataAAGTTGGTTTCttagtaaaagaaaatatatagaaTATGTTTTTGAGCAATAAAATTATGGTATGGATCTTAATTATAAGCCAATTTTTATAGTTTGAGATTCAATCTCAAAAACTCATGAGAAAAACAGTAATCCTCATTTCTTATGTAAGTGTTTTTATccctatctatatctatatattatacgTTTAAGTGTTTCTTCtcaagaaaatatataaatccATGTGCCATATTAATTCGTGTGCCATATTAATTCATATAAAgtcaattgaaattttatttgacAATATGACAATTATCATTAAATCAAATTTTCAAGTTGAAGTTCCTCTACTTATTTGACAATAATCAGTATTTTCAATTTGGAATTTtcttatagtaaaaaaaaaaattggaattttcTTAAGTTTTATTGTCAGTTAATTTACATTATTGCAAATAGACCCCCAAACCAAATTGATATGTACGGTGGACTAGATACTAtagactaagtttttttttatttagtcaaaaataaataaatttttaataattggCATAAAAACGTTTATATgattattttaaacaaaattttacatTGTATTTTATgacttaaatattttaaaatatattatatctgTTTCAGAATAAATATTACTTACATTGTAAACACTAattagggtataataggaagataagaaataaaaaatctacTTTCTTAATTAGTGTTACTATTCATAACCTGACACTTAAATaaaaatggagggagtaattaaATTGCATGtaaaaaagtttatattatttatttacctagatcattttttttttgacaaacctagatcattttatatgaaaaaattctcATCGAACCAAATTGTATATGATCATTTTACCTAGATTACTTTTTCCggtctttttataagaaaaaatttacttttttggtTCATAAAGtgtttaatgtatttggtctattttAGAGTAAACATTCTCATCGAACCAAATTGTATGTGATATTCTACGAGAATATATTTATCCGGATGTTTTAATACGGGactgagagtttttttttctacaagaacctatatattaatacgagtattttttttttactttctatgagaacctatatttctactcatattaatacgggagacctattttttttataatttttattgaactTATAGTTACACTCATATTAATACGTgtgtgcttttattttttttaatttacactTGGTcaatatttatactcatatatttatacaagtaccaatttatttatttttatttacatgaaacttatatttatattcatatatcagTATAAGACGCTGTTTTTCTAATAATTTCTATGGGGACGGGGAAACAAATACCAATATTGTTGGGAACGGAGGGTGAAAGATCACAAAATTGGATCCTGTCATGCTATTATTGTTCAGCCCTCTCTCCTTTTGGTAATTCAATGGTTGAATgtctacaaataaaaaaaggaatataactgaagagaaaaaaaaatgaaaggccTAGATTAGAGCATACTAGGCAGTATAAGAGGCGAAAGgggttatattttataatttttacggaGTTATATTGTTTCGTATGTGTTAATACGAGGTTTATTAAAACGAGACAGAtgacctattttatttttctttctatggGAACCTATATTTATCATACACATATAATTAATACGAGATACctatgtttttgtaatttttactgAGACTTATCTTTACACTTATATTAATATGagtgtctttttcttttttgtaatttatacgaGGGTCCATATTTATACACATATATTAATGCATAATTTTTTGGTAATTTACGTGagacttatatttatatttatatattaatacaagaCCCTAATTCTTTTTTCGTAATTTCTACGGGGATGACAGAGAAAACACGAGAAGCGGGAATTCACTCTCCACCCTGTTCAATTCCatactaatataattttgtacaatagaataataattttcataatttctacggGGGTGGGAGAAAAAACACAGGAAGCAGAAAATCACTCTCCACCAGATTTAATTTCatactaatataattttgtacaataaaataatatattttttgttacaagaataataaatttttaatctattatttatatgtttgagagtttctctctcatgatAAACTTCATATGTGGCGGTCTCTCAAAACTTCTCAAAAAATCATCCTACATGTCATTCAATGACGCTTTCACAGCCTACGTGTCATTTAACTAGAACTTTTACATTTTTTGATATAGATTTAAGAGTTTCCTTTAATAATCAATgctaaattataaatatatatagaaatattttattcttataaattattttgaacagTATTCAATGTTTAGATTGTTGCTTCGTTTAAAAAAtgttcaacaatatttttttattcttaatattCTAATAGATGACATTATAGTTGCGTCAGAAAAAATACATGacattaatttttctatttaaaaaggaaatattcaattcaaataattctaatacaaaaataattcaattcaataaaaaaaatcgattcaaataattctaattctaattaaaggaaaataatttttccaaaaaaaataaattaaaattaaaataattgtacAATTTCAAATAGTTGTCATCTTTAGATATTAactaaaaaaatggtttttccTTTATAAGTTgagaaaaaaacttataatttggaATGGTGAAATATATCGTCTAGATAAATTGGTCATTTTTCTAAGAAACTTGGactaatttttaaatgtttcaaatgtttaatttcacttttattCACTTTAGTtgatcaatttttgcttatattttgggacgcaGAAAGTATCTATAATATCATTtcttagagttttaagtatttatttatattttttatattttattgtcatttttttaatcatatgtttacttattaaaaaagaattgttgttcatattattttttattggatttaaatcatgcttataaatgtttttttactattatttataaataaatgttgtactctatttttttactcattatttttttatttgtctaatttttcatgtgatatttaacaaatacactgataaaataatagaaactcctcgaatgactatactatagaatgaattggaaaaatgtggaattgagaaattaatatgcttaaaaaaaattattcttaaacttcatacttatcaagtagagaaaaatgtgtcattgtctgaaatataaaaggaatgaagtaattgacttcatagattatttttctatttcattttattattctattaattatggtttaccttaatgtggtttttctaataaaaaaaaatacatagtgatttgtaccaaacaaaatattaaaatacgggggtattgataaaaaaaataacctacatggaggtattaaacaaaaaataacttacacggggtgagacatacatttgtagattttattatataaaaaatacgatatcaattgaaagcatggaaagtaacaatgattttatatatatatatatatataaaaagaattaaaagcaataatatcatgtattactttatttttattcttcatacatcactgtaaaataaacaaataaaaataaaaataaatagatacattttttaaaattttcacattaacaaatgagatatgcttaaaaaaattatataatttttttttgtgtcaagcaaatgacaaacaattctactgttcattacttttaaataaataatattaaaattaaaatcgcaccattttgcttctcaaatgtgaaattttttcacacggggacatgagataaaatactcctgaagaaaacaaatgtctaaaggagagagatgacgattaagaacaaatatattaaccgttagattagtttttgcataatgacattttttttatgaaaataaaataacaaatatatgaacatgtgagttgggaacggggagtggagtatcactctccattatgccatttctccttaaaatctctaaaatttggatcttttatcatatttaaataaactattacattaaatataaaattaattttacaaataattaaaaaaaatcacaatattaaaattttaataatccatatttttcatgtgtgaaaaaaaatgatctatatttttcatatactAGTTTGTAAGTAATATTAAAGATGATCCACTATTTATAGACACACATGTTAATCCAATTATGTGAGACCAGCTATGTTATGAAATTTatgaaggaaaaagaaaagtatGCAAAACTGCATATACACAAggtcataattaaaaaaattgtaaacagAATAAAATTATCCAGCTCCAAaagttaacattttttatttacaataaaaGTTAACATTTAAGAATGACTGTTTGTGGTTACTACGTTAGAACCGAAAATAGActcttaataattaattatatactccatccgtccgataatataagtaaaaaaaatattttcacacttattaagaaaagtaaaatatgataatttcaagaaCGActatttgtgtttttgttgaaataagtttcatgggaatatgtaaaaaaagtttttattggttattgattatggggaaaagaagagagagagagtaaattaaataaaaatctatcttaaaaatgataaaagttagttttttttgcttataatttgggacatgaaaaagtgattttttttcttcttataacaTGAGATAGAAGGAGTATTATCATACAAAGGATTAAGAATAAATTGGTCCTAATACTAATATAAATTCAACAAACCATGACATTATAACCATGTATGAAATACCCAATCATAAAATATTCTTAACATAATAAATTTCACAATTGCAACTACAATATATTCTAATTAATcctataaattaaatattttgcattgcatgaaataaaattaatcaaagCCAAAGACCACCAGCATCCTTAAGAAGAGGAATGAGTGTGCCATTGATGTGATCAGCCAAGAGGGTCTGAACACCACCATAAAACTTTCCGCCGACGAAGACAGCAGGGAGCGGCTGGCGGGTTTCACCACAAAGCTGGCAGAGGGCAGCATGGATGGAAGAGCCATAGTGATGAACGTCGAGCTCGATGACGGTGGGACCGACACCGAGACTGAAGAGGAGATTCTTGGCTACGGTGGAAAAGCAACAATCGGTTGAGCTGAAGATAACGACGGGGTTAGAGGAGGCTAGGTGAATGAGCATCTCGCGAGGAGTCATATTCGTGAATGGTGTTGTGGGTGAaagtgatgaagaagaagactcAATATCCATAGTTGATTTCATAACCCACATTGTTTGTTACAAAATGATTATATTTCAGAGAGGACAAGTGACAGAGTGAGAGAGTGAAAGAGAGAGAGACTatgtatgtgtatatatataatgatttcATGCAATAAAGCAATATTGTTTTTGTGTAATAAAAAAGTTGTGAcatgatttaaaaataaaataaatagttgtGACATAGTTAATTTGGGCcaataaaaacaatttgaaaaagTTGGGCCAATAAAACAATGATTCGTCTCAAaacaatttgaaaattaatatttgactAATTTATGTTGtcaattagtttatttttgagtttatgcaaaacagtttatgcaaatatgaaaacttttatatattttttaaggtagtttatgagaaaacagcttataaaaatataatttttgcttttataatttttgctaGTGAAAGCTTAAAAGTTAACAtttaattagtcaaaaaaaacttaaaagttaacataaaaatttatttatttgtataaattattttcataagcttaaaaataagctgAATCCAAATGGACCCATAATTAATTGAgctatttaaaaaatgtttttttaattttcaccaccagtatctgGTTCATTGTACTGTCTAATCTAATTCGGAGATATATGCAAAAATGATTTGTTTAAGATAATTGAAACTCTTAATTTTCAATATCACATGAAGtcctaattattttattttattttaaaccaAAAAGATGCAGGCTAAGAGCTAGCTAGACTCAGACCATTCACGATGGAGCTCCCcaaatttgagtacttaactgagtctcacgtgtacacatcactcatttattattttttaataatagtacctaataagtactcaatctctTCAACCTAgcacctcttaaaaagttctaaatcggTCCCACTAATAACTCTATATCTCATCAATAATACTATATCTTTATAAGTAggtcccacaaaaatatattataatgaggAGAGAGAGAGTACCTATTTGAGAagcagtacctattaggtactcaatggattttgctccaatggtagtacctaataagtacttaTATAAGTAGCTAATAGGTACTACTATTGGAGATGGTATAATGAAGTACTAATTAATGGAAAATTCTAGCGTGAGGTCATAAAATTGGCCTCTTTGATGAGATAGCCACTGTGGCCAATATAAAAGTAAGTTGACTTATTCAAATGCCACATAGGATTATATGGTACATATCACTTACTATGTACATTCATGTCTATTAATATTACAAATAAGTCCCTATCATATTAAAAGTTACATAATTACCTCAATctttatattcttttattaattttagttgttattgttaaaatcaattgaaacaatatcacaacaacatcatcatttTCTGTTCAAACAAATTGCTTCTTACAttcctattaaaaaataaaaataatctctTCTTCCAATATAATGTTcacaaataaatcaaacaaaaaaaaaaacttcatccTCATCCTAATTGATCGGATCTGATTTATTAGAAGAAGTTCATGGTGTAGATGGTTGAAGGTAGTGGCTGGAGTTTTTCTTGACTTGAGTTAtcttcatgaaaaaaaaaaaaacttaaaaaaaaaaacaaaaataatagatCTGAGTTATTTATCAATCGGTAGAATGAATAGATCTGGATTTAACGTTGGAAAATAAGAATGAACATACCACTTCATCAACAAATTTGTTGATGTTCGCGTAACTGCTTTGCTAAAAGGTtaagtttttgaaaattttaatttttggtttCTTATTTTAGaccatttgaatcaaaattaaaagcatGAATGTATTGTAAATGGTTTTTGTGATGTTTCTggataattaattgttattttcgCCGTTAAAATGAACATGATACTGACGGGTATTAAACTTGGATCGCGGATCTGAAACCGGGTCGAATTGACCCGgctgaaggttgaagatgatgttaatttatatattttttatcaacgcttattctatatatattatatgacgCAATATAAATTAACAATTCATTCATGTGTCTGAGTGGTTCCAGGCTTTATCTCTCTACAGGACGCGCGCGAGTTCGATACCTGTTCACAAcattttgtgatttatttttaaaaaaatttcattgaaATTCAAGGCAGAAAACGAAAATTTTCGAATGAAGAGGGTCTCGAACCCATGACCCAATGACTTTAATCCCATTAACTAACCACTTGGCtgtgttattttttgttgattttagcACACCTTATGAATATATGTCTATTTCTGAACGTTTAGGATTAATACACtatatttgtcatttttttaaaaaaaatataatatttgtcattttaaacATGTAATTATATGGATTAAAATGAATTATATAATGTTTATGcaacttaattattttgaatcaaatgttaatataatttatatttgattagGGAGTACCCGTAtcatctttaattaaataaaattattctaaTACACTATTAAGTGTGGTAATTGACTAATGGTTATAATCCGTTGAagttaatgttttaaaaactatataaataaagtaaaatttaaaaataagatataatttGACATAAGATTATACTCTGGTTCAACTGAATCACTATTAATCATAGTATTTGATAATGAATTATACTTCGGTTCAAAAGTATTATTAACCCTAGTTTTTTACTATGAGTTATGTTTCGGTTGAAGTTtatgacttaaaaattatataaataacgtaaaatttaaaaataaagaattatttgACTTAAGTTCTAAATCCAAATCAACTTGAACACTATTTACCCAAGTTTTAGAAAAACTTCATGACCCTTTCATTAAAATTAGGTTTCCGATAAGACTATAATTACGATCTTCTATACATTTAGAGTccgatgataaaaaaaaattctcatttgtttgtttgtccaattaggtgatattgaacggttggattgataaaatttgaaatcttCAGTCGgaatcggtagttttagtcaaacttcatggCCTTTTCATTATAACTAGGTATCTggtgagactgttattacgacAAATCTATACATTTGGAATCCtatgatcaatttttttctttctcatttgtttgttagtccaattaggtgatattgaacaaTCGCATTGATAATATTTGAAATCTTTCATAAAAATCGGTAGGTTTAGACAAACATCACGCCCTTTCGTTAAAATTAGGtttgagactgttattacgatctgtCTATATATTTGAAGTTCGatgatccaaattttttttctcatttgtttgttagtccaattaggtgatattgaacggtcagatTGATAATATTCGAAATCTCCCATAAAAATCGACAAATTTAGACAAACTTCATGACTCTTTCGTTAAAATTAGGTTTCTATGAGAATATTATTATGATatgtccatatatatatatatattgcattatatacACAAATAGTacataattacttttttttttaccgtaataGTATTATACTAACTTTATATGTATacatattgtaaaaaaaaaaactatatatattaactttatataaaaaaaaacttaaatactagtataaaaaataaaaccttaaccaaaataaataaataaaacaaaaataataaccGTACGTATTAGTGTATTACTAATATTACTTTCttgattagtaaaaaaaaagtattattttcttGATGGCATGTACTTGCAAATAATTATAGCAGGCATTGGAACTATTAATGCACAACAACCTATTCTACTTTCTCTCTATCATATACAGTAAGTTGGGAACCCAAACAGTTAGTGGACATTAGTATTTGGAATATGAGCAttcattaactaattaatttgaatttatttattttttattaaataatttattgctTATTAGTATTTGGAATATGAGCATTCATTAACTAATTTATTgcttattaaataaaaaaaaaacgttacaAATTGCCACAATTAAGTGATtaacataattattattaaaatattgaaaaggATAGTAGTCTCTCTCCAACTTCCAAGACATaactattgttattattattattaaattaaataataaagataGTGGTCTCTCTCCAACTTCCAATGTCAGTATATTAGTAATccgtaattaaaaaaaattgttgaggAAAAATGcatacaaatacaaatttatAGTGTGACTATCAAAAAAGTTCTCTAGTGTGTTCCATACACCATGTACCGACATACACTTACTCCactccaaaattattttctaggGAAATGAAAAAGTCtttgttttaatattataataataatattaattttagtaATAATTCACATAAACGacaccataaaaaaataatgaaacatATCAGACTCCATCTCTTTCTTCATTATCTTTtagtatattttgattttgtgagattctaaagatttttttacaatcaaaatttttaacacatgatttgaatggattttgagagatttttttaaaagactATTTACGATCAAAAtttcataataatttatatattaggaaacttttatatatttggaaaattttaaaagaatcaataaattttaataaaagaaatcatatttttttgggaatgcaaaatttaaacaaaaaaataaaaaacccttacttttttttttacgtatatgtttctaatcaccaataaaaatgtcaccaccaccaccaccaccatttatgtaattttatatgttgttcaaaaaacaaaaatgtaattttattaaattttacctTACTGTTAAATGTTTTTATTCATTAACTTCAGTCGGATTATAAGTATCagtcaaaatataatttaatagtccaaaatatatttttaaagtttaattcATTAACTTCAGTTGAgtcatattataatattaattcattttatattttacttagTAGATTtgtactttatttatataattggtAAATTATTAACTTCAGCCAAATTATAACCATCAGTCAAAAATTAGGGTTAATAGTGTTTCAGTTGAACCGGAATATAATCttacattatttttaaattttactttatttatataattttttgaattcatTAACTTTAGTCGAAGTTTAACCCTCAGTCAAAGACTAaggttaatagtgcttcaattTGAACCGGAGTATAATATTTCGTCAAAGTATAGGGTTAATAGAGCTTCAATTGACTCGCGGTATAatcttactttatttttaaaatttactttatttgtatatatatatatatatatatatatatatatatatatatatatatatatatatatatatatatatatatatatatatatatatatatatatattaattcatTAACTTCAGTCGAAGTTTAACCCTCAGTCAAAGactagggttaatagtgcttcaattTGAACCGGAATATAATATCCCGTCAAAGTCCATGGTTAATACTTAATGTTTCAGTTGAATTAGAATATAATCTTACTTTATTTCTAAACTTTACTctctttatatgatttttaattcattaacttTAATCAGATTATAACCCTCAGTCTAAGACTAAGGTTAACGATGCTTCAGTTGAATTAGAATATAACCCtcagaaaaaattattaatgtcacaaacatgattttaaatttttaacataCTACATATGTCCCTAAATATATAACCTTCTTAAGATATTTctttgtcttttttataagacattttttaaatttctaagagcattatttatttactttctcAAACAAAACCCTAATTATAGTGCACATTATGTATGTGTCGAGTGCTTAAATTAACAAGAAATGTTTACAGCCAAGTTGGTGAGTTTTGGTGATTGATAACAATAGGTTCTCAGTTCAAATCATGCTTGTGCCAtagtttacatttttatttttccctgtACTCTTATCAacgtttttaaaaaaattataattcacaaAATGGTTCCAATATGAATCGAACCCATGACTGCTTTGCAAGGGTAACACGCACCAACCACTACGGCAACAGAACTTGTTTTTATTATCTTCGCATCAGGTATTATTTATAAGGATAGcgttaatatattaaataaagcaTCGTCTTCAACCTTCAGCCGGGTCACTCCGACCCGGTTTCAGACCCGCGGTACCAGTCTCGATTCCAGTAAACACAGAACC
This portion of the Trifolium pratense cultivar HEN17-A07 linkage group LG3, ARS_RC_1.1, whole genome shotgun sequence genome encodes:
- the LOC123914329 gene encoding glutaredoxin-C9-like codes for the protein MWVMKSTMDIESSSSSLSPTTPFTNMTPREMLIHLASSNPVVIFSSTDCCFSTVAKNLLFSLGVGPTVIELDVHHYGSSIHAALCQLCGETRQPLPAVFVGGKFYGGVQTLLADHINGTLIPLLKDAGGLWL